From a region of the Impatiens glandulifera chromosome 4, dImpGla2.1, whole genome shotgun sequence genome:
- the LOC124935493 gene encoding NAC domain-containing protein 83-like — MENLKFVKDGVSVSLPTGFKFEPSDEELILHYLHNKVMSRPLPDDNIIPDFEVWKSDPWDMPGDSEKYRHFFSMAYNESVNPNGDIPNSYGYWRPTGFDIPITVTKGFEFIFAMKKILSFYRGNSPNGTQTDWIMHEYRLPASPAAAAAAAHVSAVNPFKKIKLSESSDEAAASMDKYWVLIKIFRKKNERKKEVKKVVKMPFISGRNSAPASSSNKP, encoded by the exons ATGGAGAATCTCAAGTTTGTCAAGGATGGTGTCTCAGTGAGTCTTCCTACTGGTTTTAAGTTTGAACCCAGTGATGAAGAGCTCATTCTCCATTACCTGCACAATAAGGTCATGTCCCGCCCATTGCCCGATGACAATATTATACCCGATTTCGAAGTCTGGAAATCGGATCCATGGGATATGCCAG GTGATTCTGAGAAATATCGCCACTTCTTCAGCATGGCTTATAATGAATCCGTGAACCCAAATGGGGACATCCCCAACAGCTACGGCTACTGGAGGCCCACAGGATTCGACATACCAATCACGGTTACTAAGGGATTTGAGTTCATTTTTGCAATGAAGAAAATCCTTTCCTTTTACAGAGGAAACTCTCCCAACGGTACCCAGACGGATTGGATAATGCATGAATATCGCCTGCCTGCTTCccctgccgccgccgccgccgccgcccaCGTTTCGGCGGTCAATCCCTTCAAAAAGATCAAGCTTTCGGAG AGCTCAGATGAAGCCGCGGCCTCCATGGACAAGTACTGGGTGCTGATCAAGATTTTTAGGAAGAAGAATGAGAGGAAGAAGGAGGTGAAGAAGGTGGTGAAAATGCCGTTCATCTCAGGTCGGAACTCTGCTCCTGCTTCGTCAAGCAACAAACCTTAG
- the LOC124935494 gene encoding NAC domain-containing protein 83-like: MESVKNGVLMRLPTGFKFEPTNEELILHYLRNKVMSHPLPSLIIPEFEICKSDPWDLPGDSEKEKYFFSVNEAIYPNGDIPSRSFGYWKATGIDRQIVASEGNEVILGMMKIFVYYRGMFPNGFETDWFMHQYRMPAPSAAADGSAVNPKKKIKLSKSSDNAAAAMNKNWVLSKIYRKKEAKMRFFYDLTVDPSSSFSSSSSSSSSDSSEITVESPLTHEPDHQEESSSSSSNKP, encoded by the exons ATGGAGAGTGTCAAGAATGGTGTCTTAATGAGACTTCCAACTGGTTTTAAGTTCGAACCGACCAATGAAGAGCTCATTCTTCATTACCTGCGCAATAAGGTCATGTCCCACCCATTGCCCTCTCTCATTATACCTGAATTCGAAATCTGTAAATCGGATCCATGGGATTTGCCAG GTGATTCTGAGAAAGAGAAATACTTCTTCAGCGTCAATGAAGCCATTTACCCAAATGGGGACATCCCCAGCCGCTCCTTCGGCTACTGGAAGGCCACCGGAATCGACAGACAAATCGTGGCTTCAGAGGGAAATGAAGTAATTCTGGGTATGATGAAAATCTTTGTCTATTACAGAGGCATGTTTCCAAACGGTTTCGAGACCGATTGGTTCATGCACCAGTATCGCATGCCTGCGCCTTCCGCCGCCGCTGACGGTTCAGCCGTCAATCCCAAGAAAAAGATCAAACTTTCCAAG AGCTCGGACAATGCTGCGGCCGCCATGAACAAGAACTGGGTTCTGAGCAAGATTTATCGAAAGAAGGAGGCGAAGATGCGGTTCTTCTACGATCTGACCGttgatccttcttcttctttttcatcttcttcttcttcttcttcttccgatTCAAGTGAGATTACAGTGGAAAGCCCTCTTACCCATGAACCAGATCATCAAGAGgaaagcagcagcagcagcagcaataAACCTTAG